DNA sequence from the Chiroxiphia lanceolata isolate bChiLan1 chromosome 26, bChiLan1.pri, whole genome shotgun sequence genome:
TCTTCCTCTCTGTTCTCTTTTCAATAATGTATGCTGTCACTGTTGTAGGAAATGTCTGCATGATACTCATCATTAGAATGAACTCCAAACTGCACACTCCAATGTACTTTTTCCTAGAGAACTTGTCAACTTTGGACATCTTCTATTCCTCTGTCATCACTCCCAGAGCAACACTGATATTCTCACTGGacagaagaaacatttcctACAATGGCTGTGCTTCACAAAtgttcttcttctctctctttggtACAACAGAAGCCTTCTTTCTTGCTGTGATGGCTTATGATCGCTTCACCGCCATCTGCAATCCACTGCTGTACCAAGTGATTATGAATAAAAGACTCTGTGTTTTCATGGTGATGGCCTCTTATCTGTCAGGTTGCATCAATTGCACCATCCAGACAGGCTTTACATTCAGTTTGTCCTTTTGTGGGCCCAAAGAAATAAACCACTTCTTCTGTGATGTTGCTGCAGTGATGCATGCTTCCTGTTCAGACACACTTATCAATGAACTAGTAATGCTGGCTGTGTGCGGATCCATTATTGTGGGCACTGCCTTGGTGGTTTTTATCTCCTATGCTTACATAATCATCACAATTGTCCAAATGCCTTCAGCTGAAAGCAGGCACAAGGCCTTCTCCACCTGCTCTTCTCACATGATGACCATCTGCTTGTTCTTCGGGACAGTTTTCTTCATGTATGCTCAGCCTGGGGCCACATCTTCACCCGACAAAAGTAACACCATCTCGATCTTCTATACTGTCGTTATTCCCATGCTAAACCCTTTCATCTACACCCTTCGAAACAAGGAGGTAAAAGGGTCTctgaaaaaacaattaaaaaagaaaggttttttttagcaCCTTTACTAAGGTTGAGAATCACCACAGTGACCAATTTGGTACAGACAGGTGCTTAGAATGTAAAAAAAGGGACATCAGAGGACATCAGGGCTTGCTTTCAAGAGTTTATTGTGTTTCTAGATGGTCAGTGTCATGGATGAAAGCAGGAGATACAAAAAAACCTAAGAGAATCTAGATCAGATGAAGGTGTGGATTTGTTTAACTGTATTTAGGCATTTACAATCCATTTGAGCTGTAATTTAGAGCAAGCCTCAGCAAAGGGTCCCTTCTGGTTACCACTACATCTGGTAGTTAAAAAACATGAAGTGGTACTCATACAGAAAGGTTTTACTTCATTAGCATATGCAGGGCATGAGAAgtaatatgtattttcaaattgtATATGTactttttgaagtgaaaaaaaaatgtattttcaagctAATGAAACACAGTTCAGCTTTTGGTCACTGTTTGGGCCATTCCTGTGGCTCAGCTCCTATCA
Encoded proteins:
- the LOC116798593 gene encoding olfactory receptor 1020-like, which translates into the protein MENHTKITEFILVGFKSHPGSQLFLSVLFSIMYAVTVVGNVCMILIIRMNSKLHTPMYFFLENLSTLDIFYSSVITPRATLIFSLDRRNISYNGCASQMFFFSLFGTTEAFFLAVMAYDRFTAICNPLLYQVIMNKRLCVFMVMASYLSGCINCTIQTGFTFSLSFCGPKEINHFFCDVAAVMHASCSDTLINELVMLAVCGSIIVGTALVVFISYAYIIITIVQMPSAESRHKAFSTCSSHMMTICLFFGTVFFMYAQPGATSSPDKSNTISIFYTVVIPMLNPFIYTLRNKEVKGSLKKQLKKKGFF